One window of Verrucomicrobiia bacterium genomic DNA carries:
- a CDS encoding DUF4372 domain-containing protein, producing the protein MPKLARETGVDEQARTSDEWSHVVTLCYAQVTHSIGLNDVCDALQLNSGPLSAIRGATPPTRN; encoded by the coding sequence GTGCCCAAGTTAGCCCGGGAAACCGGAGTCGATGAGCAGGCGCGCACCTCTGATGAGTGGAGCCACGTCGTTACTCTGTGCTACGCGCAGGTGACTCACAGCATCGGGTTAAACGATGTCTGTGACGCGCTCCAACTCAACTCCGGGCCCTTGTCGGCGATTCGGGGGGCGACCCCGCCCACGCGCAACAA
- a CDS encoding prepilin-type N-terminal cleavage/methylation domain-containing protein → MKTKAFTLIELLVVIAVIAILAALLLPALNKAKAKATGVGCLNNLKQLQTCWQLYVDDHNGFVPPNKSLLTNGVWRSAPDSWIGFSSAPYDDTTLPIQNGLLFKYDYNRSLATYHCPADKSTVRRLNGQDSGLLRTRSYSMSGCLGGRTNEVQSTVLRSGDIPQPSQLFVFIDENEDSIDDAHFLTWPAPDDRWVNLPADRHGQAGVLSFADGHAESWKWRWPKQFKKKESYWKRAESPADLIDLRRLQSAILPVSNFVAQP, encoded by the coding sequence ATGAAGACCAAAGCGTTCACCTTAATCGAACTGTTGGTGGTCATTGCTGTGATCGCCATTTTGGCGGCGCTGTTGTTGCCAGCCCTGAACAAGGCGAAGGCCAAGGCCACGGGGGTGGGTTGTTTGAACAACCTGAAACAACTCCAGACCTGCTGGCAATTGTATGTGGACGATCACAACGGCTTTGTCCCGCCGAATAAATCCCTTCTGACCAACGGCGTCTGGAGGAGCGCACCGGATTCCTGGATTGGTTTCAGCAGCGCGCCCTACGATGACACCACGCTCCCGATTCAAAACGGATTGCTCTTCAAGTATGATTACAACCGGTCGCTGGCGACGTATCATTGTCCAGCGGACAAATCCACCGTTCGGCGCCTCAACGGGCAGGATTCGGGACTCTTGCGGACGCGTAGTTATTCCATGAGCGGCTGTCTGGGCGGGCGGACCAATGAGGTGCAGAGCACGGTGCTGCGGAGCGGCGACATCCCGCAGCCGTCGCAACTCTTTGTGTTCATCGATGAGAACGAGGACAGCATCGATGACGCGCATTTCCTGACCTGGCCGGCGCCAGATGATCGCTGGGTGAACTTGCCGGCCGATCGCCATGGCCAGGCGGGAGTGTTGTCATTCGCTGACGGCCACGCCGAATCCTGGAAATGGAGGTGGCCAAAGCAGTTCAAGAAAAAGGAGAGCTATTGGAAGCGAGCCGAGAGCCCTGCGGACTTGATAGACCTGCGCCGGCTGCAGAGCGCAATCTTGCCGGTGTCCAATTTTGTGGCCCAACCGTGA